The following are from one region of the Georgenia sp. M64 genome:
- a CDS encoding sugar ABC transporter permease, whose product MDFFLFSKIGQMILAVLVFAAVVALLMVVARLADKYAGRSRTAWALLVFAGPAALLLGVGLIYPAIRTTTMSFMDNRSENWVGLANYDYVFNNPDSIQSFINTFWWVFLVPIVSTSVGLLYAILVDGKRFEKQAKSLLFMPMAISFVGAGIIWKFVYEYRGAEQTQIGLLNAILVGLGIEPVRFLQDGPWNTFFLILIMIWIQAGFAMVLLSASIKAIPNDIVEAARLDGVNPWQMFRSITVPSIRPTLVVVLTTISIATLKIFDITRTVTGARFGTQVLANQMYDQSFTFGNNGVGSATAVIIFVLVIPIIVYNVRQMLKNKEVRG is encoded by the coding sequence ATGGACTTCTTCCTGTTTTCCAAGATCGGCCAGATGATCCTGGCCGTCCTCGTGTTCGCGGCCGTCGTCGCCCTCCTCATGGTGGTCGCGCGGCTCGCGGACAAGTACGCCGGGCGCTCCCGGACCGCCTGGGCGCTGCTCGTCTTCGCCGGTCCCGCGGCGCTGCTGCTGGGCGTCGGCCTCATCTACCCCGCGATCCGCACGACGACGATGTCGTTCATGGACAACCGGTCGGAGAACTGGGTCGGCCTGGCCAACTACGACTACGTCTTCAACAACCCCGACTCCATCCAGTCGTTCATCAACACGTTCTGGTGGGTCTTCCTCGTCCCGATCGTCTCGACGTCGGTCGGGCTGCTCTACGCGATCCTCGTGGACGGCAAGCGGTTCGAGAAGCAGGCCAAGTCCCTGCTGTTCATGCCGATGGCGATCTCGTTCGTCGGCGCCGGCATCATCTGGAAGTTCGTGTACGAGTACCGCGGGGCGGAGCAGACCCAGATCGGCCTGCTCAACGCGATCCTCGTGGGCCTCGGCATCGAGCCGGTCCGGTTCCTCCAGGACGGCCCGTGGAACACGTTCTTCCTCATCCTCATCATGATCTGGATCCAGGCCGGTTTCGCCATGGTGCTCCTCTCGGCCTCGATCAAGGCGATCCCGAACGACATCGTCGAGGCGGCGCGTCTGGACGGGGTCAACCCGTGGCAGATGTTCCGCTCGATCACGGTGCCCTCGATCCGGCCGACCCTCGTGGTGGTCCTCACGACGATCTCGATCGCCACGCTGAAGATCTTCGACATCACCCGTACCGTCACCGGTGCGCGGTTCGGCACCCAGGTGCTCGCGAACCAGATGTACGACCAGTCGTTCACCTTCGGCAACAACGGCGTCGGCTCGGCGACGGCGGTGATCATCTTCGTCCTGGTGATCCCGATCATCGTCTACAACGTCCGCCAGATGCTGAAGAACAAGGAGGTCCGGGGATGA